A region from the Neurospora crassa OR74A linkage group V, whole genome shotgun sequence genome encodes:
- a CDS encoding short-chain dehydrogenase/reductase SDR translates to MPDICLHQPPSSPITSTRTSPLPSFPLSGKTALITGANHGIGRSLAFAFARAGCFVACVSHSLPSLPLDPVCSSSSSSSSSFSSSSSSSSNPNPTTATLINTSMSLSFPPDMHATGTLCKDRARDFIYDITAPSSFAQLERDILKWVNQPVTILVNNAGIARVEAVEYQTAATEPQKMETWNKVIATNLTGPVALTYQFLPGMLAAAAAGDGCIMSVGSRNAVVPVPFMAAYNVSKIGLLKFHETLEREVGGGTHRGVRNFYVVPGNISGTGILKREGSVDERSYRESERVRQMVERIEDAGKKGDNAATRAQEFAEVCVRLASMGKDAEILSGRYVDAERDVEALLEDAKKGKESKICKMGLYQLKIDRL, encoded by the coding sequence ATGCCCGACATATGCCTCCACCAACCTCCTTCCTCACCTATTACCTCTACCAGGACCTCACCCCTCCCCAGCTTTCCTCTCTCCGGCAAGACCGCCCTCATAACCGGCGCCAACCACGGCATCGGCCGCTCCCTCGCCTTTGCCTTTGCCCGCGCCGGCTGCTTCGTCGCCTGCGTATCGCATTCCTTACCTAGTCTACCTCTCGATCCCGtatgctcctcctcctcctcctcctcctcctccttctcctcctcctcctcctcctcctccaatcccaatcccaccaccgccacacTAATCAACACCTCCATGTCCCTATCCTTCCCCCCGGACATGCATGCTACAGGGACCCTGTGTAAGGACCGCGCTCGGGATTTCATCTACGACATCACCGCCCCTTCATCCTTCGCCCAGCTCGAGCGAGACATTCTAAAATGGGTGAACCAACCAGTCACAATCTTGGTAAATAACGCGGGGATAGCCCGGGTCGAAGCCGTTGAATACCAGACAGCTGCAACAGAGCCCCAAAAAATGGAGACTTGGAACAAAGTAATCGCTACCAACTTGACGGGCCCCGTGGCTTTGACGTACCAGTTCTTGCCGGGCATGctagctgctgctgctgctggagacGGATGTATCATGAGCGTGGGGAGCAGGAACGCagtggtgccggtgccgttCATGGCGGCGTATAACGTGTCGAAGATAGGGCTGTTGAAGTTTCATGAGACGCTCGAGAGGGAGGTGGGCGGCGGTACACATAGGGGTGTGCGCAACTTTTACGTGGTTCCGGGGAATATTTCCGGTACGGGCATTTTGAAGAGGGAGGGTAGTGTGGATGAGAGGAGTTATCGGGAGAGTGAGCGGGTGAGACAGATGGTTGAACGGATCGAGGATGCAGGGAAAAAAGGGGATAATGCTGCGACGAGAGCGCAAGAGTTTGCCGAGGTTTGTGTGCGGCTGGCGTCCATGGGGAAGGATGCAGAGATTTTGAGCGGGCGTTACGTGGATGCGGAACGAGATGTGGAAGCGCTGTTGGAGGATgcaaagaaggggaaggaaagcAAGATATGTAAGATGGGGTTGTATCAGTTGAAGATTGACAGGTTATAG